Proteins from a genomic interval of Diospyros lotus cultivar Yz01 chromosome 6, ASM1463336v1, whole genome shotgun sequence:
- the LOC127804520 gene encoding uncharacterized protein LOC127804520 produces MPVQGIRRFGVSGKLGPRYVGPFEILERVGALAYRLALPPQLASVHNVFHVSMLRKHVPDPQHVIDFQPLELREDLAYEEFPSCILDCKEKVLRNRVIPYVKVLWQQHDFEEATWELENEMRRLYLHLFEQTGTEPI; encoded by the coding sequence ATGCCAGTACAAGGAATTAGGAGGTTTGGAGTTTCAGGGAAGCTTGGTCCACGTTACGtgggtccatttgagattttagaGCGTGTTGGGGCATTAGCGTACCGACTAGCTTTGCCTCCCCAGTTAGCCAGTGTGCATAATGTATTCCATGTCTCCATGTTACGCAAACATGTTCCCGACCCTCAGCATGTGATTGACTTCCAACCTCTTGAATTAAGAGAAGATTTAGCATATGAAGAATTTCCAAGTTGCATCCTCGATTGTAAGGAGAAAGTGTTAAGGAATCGAGTCATTCCCTATGTGAAGGTGTTATGGCAACAACATGACTTTGAAGAAGCAACTTGGGAGCTAGAGAATGAAATGCGACGCCTTTATCTCCATTTATTTGAGCAAACAGGGACGGAACCCATATGA
- the LOC127804521 gene encoding uncharacterized protein LOC127804521, which yields MLSRPEIRHAYGGVRVTDYPTVVQRAYAIEHDRGEWRATQALFRGSKASQGSTSGKKRRGEVGSSSETMKLPSCTRCGKKHRGPCLFGQLVCYLCGQAGQVRRDCPRSLEVSSTPEVQGRVFALTAAEAEKGTNTIQGILSLYNHDVRALFDTRSSHSFIALHAASHVPHPRIVLPFHLIVSTPGGNQLWGREVLFNCEIEVHDRKLPGDLVILDLRDFDLILGMDWLLNHYAKFDCHQKIIHFEPPLQPSLVYRGV from the exons atgctatcacgCCCCGAGATCCGACATGCATATGGTGGTGTGAGAGTTACAGATTACCCCACAGTGGTACAAAGGGCTTATGCTATTGAGCATGATCGTGGGGAGTGGAGAGCAACCCAGGCCTTGTTCAGAGGATCCAAAGCTTCCCAGGGATCTACCAGTGGCAAGAAGAGGAGAGGGGAAGTTGGTTCGAGTAGTGAGACTATGAAGCTTCCATCCTGTACTCGTTGTGGGAAGAAACACCGGGGGCCTTGTCTCTTCGGGCAATTGGTTTGCTATCTATGTGGCCAGGCAGGGCAAGTACGCAGGGATTGTCCACGTAGCTTGGAGGTCTCATCTACCCCCGAG GTACAGGGCCGAGTGTTTGCTCTCACAGCAGCTGAGGCGGAGAAGGGGACCAATACCATCCAAGGTATTCTTTCATTATATAATCATGATGTACGTGCTCTTTTTGACACAAGATCTTCGCACTcctttattgcattgcatgctGCGAGTCATGTACCTCATCCACGGATTGTATTGCCTTTCCATTTGATTGTGTCCACTCCGGGAGGTAATCAGTTATGGGGTAGAGAGGTACTTTTTAACTGTGAAATTGAAGTCCATGATAGGAAATTACCAGGAGACTTGGTGATTTTGGATCTTAGAGACTTCGACCTTATATTGGGGATGGATTGGTTGTTGAATCATTATGCTAAGTTTGATTGCCATCAAAAGATCATTCATTTTGAGCCTCCCTTACAGCCTTCCCTTGTGTATAGAGGCGTCTAG